DNA from Waddliaceae bacterium:
CGCAATTAGGGCAGGAAATAAGCTTGTAGTGGTAACGACCACTTTGTTTCTTCTCGAAGTTTTGAATAGTAACGATATTTTTGCAAGAGACGCAGTAAGCTTCGTTATCTTGAAGCTTCACTTTTTTATAGGTTTTTTTGTGCCACTTTCTAAATGCTATTCCATTGATCCATAGATGATTGCTTTCATCACGTTCGTGTGGACATCCCAGTGGTATGTAGGCGCGATAGACCTGACGTTGTGTAAATCCTACTTCTTTTGCCAACTCGGACGGAGAGTACATCATATCGAGTAGAGCTGATAGTTTTCGGAGTTGGTTGCCTTTTAGGCGACCTTTGAGAATAGGCTTTGTGGTCATAAGGTTATATGGGTTCGATTTTTCAGATAAAAAATTTACCTAATAATAAGAATGGTAAATACCGTTCTTTATGCGACGTAAATACAGTTTAGCACAGCTTTTCAGAAACTACAAGGAAATAAAATGGATTCGTTGATTAAAAATTATGGTGCTCTAATTAGAGAGGCAAGAGAACAAAAAAAACTGTCGTCAAGGGAGCTTGCTGCAATTTTTGGAGGCACCCATGCGCAGATTAGCTATATTGAAAATGAAAAAGTAGCTTTGACACTAAACGCCGCATTTCGTCTTGCTCATTCACTAGAATTGCCCCTAGAAAACTTATTCGCCAAAGAAATTGTTCAGGCAATGCCCTTACATTTTCAAAAAAGTTCTATAAAAAAGGAAATTCCTAAAGAACATCAGTGTCTCAACTATAATGACATAGATTTTCTAGATATGAGTGGCGTTTTTTCATCAGGAGATTTTTCTGGGCCAATGGATGAAGCCATTGAGTTTTTTGTTGACGAAGTTTTTGATAAAGATTCCCGTATTGAGCCCCCACTATATAAGTTCATCTACAGTTGCCTTGGTGTAAAAGATTTAGAAAAACGATTGATTGACATTCCTCCCTTAAACAAAGAATCCGACAAAGAATCCGATCGTATTGGTTGGATAGATTTCAGATACCCCCGTCACCTATCTTTCGAAAATATCCGTAACAATTATTTATCCGGTGGTAATTTATTATTTCTTGATATTGGAGCATATCTCAACCGCATTCGAATATCCAAAGAACTTTCTTTAAAACAACTAGGAAACTCTGTAGGTCTTTCAGATAGAGGTATTCGAAAGCTTGAATATCAAACACCTGAGAAATTACGTTTAGAAGATGTTCTAAAGTTGGATATTGCATTAAACATGCAAGGAGAACTTCTAGATTTTGCATGGACGGTCGCTAAATTTTATGCTGGTGTGTATCGAACAAAGTCACAAAGGGAAAACGGAGTAAGGCCATTCCAAACCTTTGAAATTCACGGTCTTGAAAAACTTACAGTTCTCTCTCGTTTATATCAGCATTACATCTCTGGAGACCTTTGGCTAAAAGAATTACGACGCATATTTAAGTTACCTTCTAAAATATAATATCTCCGTCCTCTATTGGTCTGGATGGGAGCAATTAACGCAAGTGGC
Protein-coding regions in this window:
- a CDS encoding XRE family transcriptional regulator, with translation MDSLIKNYGALIREAREQKKLSSRELAAIFGGTHAQISYIENEKVALTLNAAFRLAHSLELPLENLFAKEIVQAMPLHFQKSSIKKEIPKEHQCLNYNDIDFLDMSGVFSSGDFSGPMDEAIEFFVDEVFDKDSRIEPPLYKFIYSCLGVKDLEKRLIDIPPLNKESDKESDRIGWIDFRYPRHLSFENIRNNYLSGGNLLFLDIGAYLNRIRISKELSLKQLGNSVGLSDRGIRKLEYQTPEKLRLEDVLKLDIALNMQGELLDFAWTVAKFYAGVYRTKSQRENGVRPFQTFEIHGLEKLTVLSRLYQHYISGDLWLKELRRIFKLPSKI